One window of Oncorhynchus masou masou isolate Uvic2021 chromosome 28, UVic_Omas_1.1, whole genome shotgun sequence genomic DNA carries:
- the LOC135517451 gene encoding transcription factor Sox-17-alpha-A-like: MSSPDAGYASDDQNQARCAISIMMPGMGHCHWADPLSPLGDTKEKSESSSGNQNRGKNEPRIRRPMNAFMVWAKDERKRLAQQNPDLHNAELSKMLGKSWKALPVSEKRPFVEEAERLRVQHMQDHPNYKYRPRRRKQAKRIKRLDSGFLVHSMPNQQSTSLGGEGRVCMESMGYHHEHGYQVSPQSLGHYREAQALGGASYESYCLPTPDTSPLDAVETDSMFFHSHSQEECHMMPVYAYHSQGAEYPPQDPHSNHHANPMLHRHHSSPTEQQQASQAGPMPPTFNQLAMYYSQHCSPSHPKRHPGHGAGQLSPPPESQPHPADQVEQMHPSELIGEVDRSEFEQYLSSSRPGDMTGLSYGVHEANMQGPENLISSVLSDASTVYYCNYNNS, translated from the exons ATGAGTAGTCCCGATGCGGGTTACGCCAGTGACGATCAGAACCAGGCTAGGTGCGCGATCTCAATCATGATGCCTGGAATGGGACACTGTCACTGGGCAGACCCCCTGAGCCCTCTCGGGGACACCAAAGAGAAGAGCGAGTCCAGCTCCGGGAACCAGAACCGTGGGAAGAATGAGCCCAGGATCCGGAGACCCATGAATGCGTTCATGGTGTGGGCGAAGGATGAGCGCAAGCGGCTGGCACAACAAAATCCAGACCTGCACAATGCGGAGTTGAGCAAAATGTTGG GGAAGTCGTGGAAAGCCCTTCCTGTCTCGGAGAAGCGGCCGTttgtagaggaggctgagaggcTTCGGGTGCAGCACATGCAGGATCACCCCAATTACAAGTACCGACCCCGGAGGAGGAAGCAGGCGAAGAGGATTAAGCGCCTGGACTCCGGGTTCCTGGTCCACAGCATGCCCAACCAGCAGAGCACCTCCCTGGGTGGGGAAGGTAGGGTGTGTATGGAGAGCATGGGTTACCACCATGAGCATGGCTACCAAGTGTCACCTCAATCCCTCGGCCACTACCGCGAAGCCCAGGCCCTCGGAGGGGCTTCCTACGAATCCTACTGCCTGCCCACCCCCGACACGTCCCCGCTGGATGCCGTGGAGACAGACTCCATGTTCTTCCACAGCCACTCTCAGGAGGAGTGCCACATGATGCCCGTGTATGCCTACCACTCTCAGGGGGCAGAGTACCCACCTCAGGACCCTCACTCCAACCACCATGCCAACCCCATGCTCCACAGACACCACTCCTCCCCCACAGAGCAGCAGCAAGCCTCCCAGGCTGGCCCCATGCCCCCCACCTTCAACCAACTGGCCATGTACTACAGCCAGCACTGCAGCCCCAGTCACCCCAAGCGACATCCAGGCCATGGGGCAGGACAGCTCTCCCCTCCCCCAGAGTCCCAACCCCACCCAGCAGACCAGGTGGAGCAGATGCACCCCTCAGAGCTGATTGGGGAGGTGGACCGCAGTGAGTTTGAGCAGTACCTGAGCTCCTCCAGACCTGGAGACATGACAGGCCTGTCTTATGGGGTGCATGAGGCCAACATGCAGGGACCTGAGAACCTGATATCCTCTGTGCTCTCTGACGCCAGCACAGTGTACTACTGTAACTACAACAACTCCTAA